One Actinosynnema pretiosum DNA segment encodes these proteins:
- a CDS encoding helix-turn-helix domain-containing protein has protein sequence MPALPPELWESREVHAAVASDAPGVLVAIARRAHGLRQDELGALAGYSQSAISRLESGSGIAYDLRVLRTMQRLLGIPAHLLGLADRASRPSVSPRSDRPVDPAALTALRAATARRGGPVRQLLVLRRILDDAHHRQGWRALVPAARSLFDFADALRRTADGDHRRRLLAVAATYAEFSGLLYEEVGDRSGAVEWTTRALEQGQAADDPDVVAYSYVRLAQLAEPDGERVLTLTRAALRERGIGPRTLALVLRQQARGLAMAGDETCMARLDHARELLVAVARDPEPDNGEYRIGYRLSEQHVELERAACWLELGQPHRAIAGYEALRRRRWGHARAAERGLHTARLAAAHAAAGNRDQAVACGYEALDAARDSGSGLVLVELGRLGPWVGERDVRELARWLG, from the coding sequence TTGCCCGCGTTGCCGCCTGAGCTGTGGGAGAGCCGCGAGGTGCACGCCGCCGTCGCGTCGGACGCGCCCGGTGTGCTCGTCGCCATCGCGCGCCGCGCCCACGGGTTGCGCCAGGACGAGCTCGGCGCGCTGGCCGGCTACTCGCAGTCCGCGATCTCCCGCCTGGAATCAGGCAGCGGCATCGCCTACGACCTGCGCGTGCTGCGCACCATGCAGCGGCTGCTCGGCATCCCGGCCCACCTGCTCGGCCTGGCCGACCGGGCCTCCCGCCCGTCCGTCTCGCCCCGCTCCGACCGACCCGTCGACCCGGCAGCCCTCACCGCGCTGCGCGCGGCCACCGCCCGGCGCGGTGGGCCCGTGCGGCAGTTGCTGGTGCTGCGCCGCATCCTCGACGACGCGCACCACCGCCAGGGCTGGCGCGCCCTGGTCCCCGCCGCCCGCTCGCTGTTCGACTTCGCCGACGCCCTGCGCCGCACCGCCGACGGCGACCACCGCCGCAGGCTGCTCGCCGTCGCCGCGACCTACGCCGAGTTCTCCGGCCTGCTGTACGAGGAGGTCGGCGATCGCAGCGGCGCCGTCGAGTGGACCACCCGCGCCCTTGAGCAGGGGCAGGCCGCCGACGACCCCGACGTCGTCGCCTACTCCTACGTGCGACTGGCCCAGCTCGCCGAACCCGACGGCGAGCGCGTCCTCACGCTGACCCGTGCCGCCCTGCGCGAGCGCGGCATCGGCCCGCGCACCCTCGCACTGGTCCTGCGGCAGCAGGCTCGCGGACTGGCGATGGCGGGTGACGAGACGTGCATGGCCCGGTTGGACCATGCGCGCGAACTCCTCGTAGCGGTTGCCCGAGACCCTGAGCCGGACAACGGCGAATACCGCATAGGGTACCGCCTTTCGGAGCAGCACGTCGAGCTCGAACGGGCGGCTTGTTGGCTCGAACTCGGGCAACCGCACCGGGCGATCGCGGGCTACGAGGCGCTGCGCCGCCGCCGGTGGGGCCACGCCCGCGCCGCCGAACGGGGCCTCCACACCGCCCGCCTCGCTGCCGCGCACGCCGCCGCCGGAAACCGCGATCAAGCCGTGGCCTGCGGTTACGAGGCATTGGACGCGGCGAGGGACAGCGGTTCGGGGCTGGTGCTGGTCGAGCTGGGCAGGCTCGGCCCGTGGGTGGGGGAGCGGGACGTGCGCGAACTCGCGCGGTGGCTCGGCTGA